In Podospora pseudopauciseta strain CBS 411.78 chromosome 2 map unlocalized CBS411.78m_2, whole genome shotgun sequence, the genomic stretch AGAACCTGAacgacctcttcctccaaaGCAATGAGTTTGGACAAATGCTATGGGAGTGGTGGTCATACTATAATAATTCCAAAGACGGACAAGATTGTACAAGCCAAGAGTTGCATCTTGACTCCGTTATCCATAAAATGTCACAGAATCTTGCCGCTGAGCTCACCAATGAGTATGTCAGACTTTCGCTTCTCAGCTTCAAGCTTTCCAGCGCAAAATGATATCGACCCCTACCAACTCATCCGAGCATCTCAGCTGACAATCTTGCATCACAGCCTCCTCGATCCCAGGAGTGAGGATGCTAGCCTCGCGTTGGGAACAGCATGGCAACAGGAGATCTAAATCTCAGTCCGTTGAGAGTGGCTTTTACTTATCGCCGCACAGGTTTATCTAACTCTCATTGTCCTCATACTGGTCATAATCCAGACATCAGATCTCGGCCTCCCCGTGGTCAAGAGCTCCATCCTGCCTGTTTTCTTTGCTGTTGGAATGGCCGACAGAACGAAGATAGAGAATGAACATGGGAGAGGAGCTGCCGGATTAGCCACCTTTGGCTTGACAGACGAGGAGAAAGACATTGGTCCGGAAAAGGCATCTAAACGGGGCAATGAGATGGACAAAACAACACCCAAAGAAAGCTACGCCTTGCTTGGGGAGCTACAGAAGACACAGAATGGAAAATGGGCTCTCAGGAGTGTGCACCGGGAAGGCTGACGATAAGCGTTCCACCAGAGCTTCCTCTCGATCTAATACAACCAGAAATCCTAACAAGACAATCAACAAGGGATGCGAACActagtataaatatataCAAAAGGCTAAACAATATATACAATGACAAGCCTTACAGCGCAGCACACATGGAGGATCGATATTAACGAAAGTGAAACATCACGTTCTCAGCCTCAAACATTTCTTCTGGGAGATCTATTACTCGTTGCCTTGTCCAGCAAATTCGACTCTATCCTGCCCTAAagtctcccctcctccaaaacctcgATCAGTTCATCCAACCTCTCAATCACCAAATCAGTATGCTCATGGTCCACCAAATGTCTATTCACATCATTGACCAACAAGACCGTCTTGGcacccgccctcctcccagcagtGATATCATCCACCGAGTCACCCACCATTATCAACCCACTCGcatccgccacctcctctccctcctccgtATGGAGTagctccccctcttcttgcCTCCTCTCGGcaatcttttccttttcctccgcCTCATCAACGGGAATGCCAGGCTCACCAGTTGACTTCCTCACCAAACCCCAAGAACGGGCAATATGGAGAATACCAGCGGGGTCGGGCTTGGGAGGGCGGAAATCACGGGTGACGATGGGGCCAAAGACGGAGGAAGGGAGGAATTTGTCAAGGAGGTTCTGGACGGGGAGGTCGAAGTTGCGGGTGCAGATTCCTTTGCGGATGGAGCGGGAGTCGAGGTAGGACATTAGGGGGGCGAGGCCAGGTTGGGGGACCTGGGTAAGCATGGCTTCGCGTTCTATGGTGCGGATTTTCTCCATGGCGGTGTGTTGGTCTtcgggggtggggagggagtagACGTGGTCGAGGATGTCGACTGATTTGGGGATGCCGAGGGCGGAGCGCATGGCGGCGAACATGTAGGTTTGGGGTTCACTAGTTTTATGTTAGTTGGCATGCtcttgaggttggggggaatGGAAGTGAGAGTGAAATGGTGGGTGAGTGAGACGTGATGGTTAGGAGGTATGAGATGTGACAGGTAATATGGGGCAGGCTTCATAAGAGCTAGAGGTCAAAAGACACAACCTCGAAGTCTGACTCAGAGACTCAAAGCCCAGACTAGAAACACAAATAAGCTCACCATAGCGTCCCGTCGACATCAAAAACGATGCCCTCTAGCTTGCGGGTGTTGGAGCTAGGAACAAACGGCTGTTTCAACGGCGCGAATTTCCACGGGGCTGAAGTAACGGCGGACATGATGGGCCAAAATCTTCGCATCCCACCGTCTGGAAGTTACTTGAAATAAAAGGTGCGGGGTTGCCAACAACCCTATATAAAACTTGCAAAGAAAGTGAGGGTATCACAATATCGATAACTGATGAGGGGCTCGAGTGAGGATCCAATTCGTAAATGCCAAGAGATATAGCTCCAAAAAGATTGATGCTTAAATAAACGGCACAACAAGAGGTTAGGTACCAAGGATTCGGAATGACGAGAAAAGGCAATCAATCAGCAGCTCAATGTGGAACGGCACTCGTACAAGTCACACTCTGTCAAAAGAAGTCTCACTTGACCCCGCGATTTCACCTTTTGCTTGCTCTCAAAGTGGCCGTTCTTCTAGAATGTTTTAGGGCTGGTACGTCACTGGCTGCGATTAGGCGATGGATCACCTGCGGGCGGCTTGACCAACCGAACAGCGCGCAAAACATCCCGGTCCGGCAGCCCCAATGCACGGCCTGACAGGGCAGTTTTAGCGGGAAGTGgccgcctttttctttcaaGGATCTGCGGGCAACACAAGGAACCTGCGGCGGGGTGCGACAGGAAGACCAGAGACGGATcgaacggcggcggcaagctGAGGCAAGCTgtgggtggtgctgctgcccGTTGCCGGAAGCTGCACCTCAGCTTGATCTGGGAACCTGACTTGCCTGCCCAAGTGGAAGAAGCatcaaagaaaagaaaccagGAACCAGCAAAAAACAACCTTCGAATTCCATTGCATACCTCGATTCAAACCACCATCCGAACTCTCTGACGGCGAGGGACctgttcttttttctcccaCTCGTGTCCCTTGCATTTCCCCTttccaacaacatcaacacgtCTCTCTTTGCGTCTGCGTGCTGGAGACTTGTTGTTCTATTCCTAAGCCGCTCACCCCTAGGTTGTTCGAAGCTTATCTTCAGATTGACTATGAACTGCTAAATGAGCTCCTCTCCGACACTGCCTTCGCCAGGCCAATGGCCACCGCGAAGGCCCTCCAAAAGAAGTGTATGTTATTATACTCCATCCCGCTCCATGATCCCCAAACTAATCTAACATCCTCAGAAACTGCGCAATGGCACCTTCATCATCCCCGCCACCGGCGAGCGCTCCCGCCGCGTCTTGACCCTCCGCACCAACAGCTCCGGCCTATCCTCCCAAACCGACGGCACCCGTTCCCGCTCCCTCTCGGgcctcaccaccttcccctACGAACAAACATCCTTCTCCGACCGTTTCTCCCACCTTGCGCGACAAACTCGCGAGAAATGCGCCTGGATCCTCCGCTGGCTCGACTCGCCCGTCGGCCACGGCGTGGTGAAATGCACGCTGGCGTACACACTCGGCAGTCTGGCTACCTTCTGGGCGCCCATCTCCGACTGGTTGGGCCGGCCGGACGGTAAGCACGTGGTGGCCACGCTGACTGTTTATTTTCATCCAGCGAGGTCCGCCGGCTCGATGATTGAGGCGGTGCTGATTGCCATTGTTGCAGTGGTGTATGCGCAGATTGTCTCGATTTTGTCCATGGCGACTTCGGTGCTGGTGGGAGGGCAGTGGCATTGTGTTCCCTTGGCGCATGCGCTGGTGCTGGCCGTCTTCATagggggaggatttgggtTTATTGGTTGGGTGAAGCAGCGGATGGGGAATCCGTTGGTGGATGTGGGGAGTACGCTGGCTTCGTTGGCGATTATTGGGGTGGTGACCAAGGAGACGGCGGTGTTGACGGGGGTGTTTTCGAATCAAAAGATCATTCAGATTCTCAAGATGTTCTTTTTGGGGGTCAGTGCTACTACCGCGGTTAACCTTTTGGTGTGGAGGATATCGGCGAGATCGTTGTTGAGGGACACCATGACCAAGTCTTCGACTTCGCTGGGACACATGTTGGCCTTGATTACGAGTGGGTTTCTCAGTGGCTCAGAGGAGGATGTCACGTCGGGCCAGTTTGCGGCTGCTTCAGCTGCGTACAACCAGGTGTATCCTCAGATGATTAAGAACCTACGGGAGTCCAAGTTTGAGCGGTATCTTCTGGGTCAGGAGAAGCTGTACCAGCTTGACAGAGCTGTTGTAAGGTCTATGGAAAGGTTGGCACAGTCGATTGGTGGGCTCAGGAGCGCGGCCAACACGCAGTTTGCGCTGTTGAGAGAGTCGATGATGCAGGGGTCTGGAATGATGTCTCCGGCGGCGTCGCTCTACTCACCCGTCTTGCAGCGGACGTTGTCAAACACCCTTAAGAGCGGGAAAGGGTTTGGTATTTTGTCCGCGATTGACGAGGCGTCAGACGAGAGCAACGAGGACGAGAGAGGCCGTGTTAAGGACCGGCGTCGGTCGGATGCTACGACTGCTAGCATCCCGTTCCGCAACTCTTCTGATATCTTTGAGCTCTTTATCAACCTGCTGGGTCCGTCGATGAAGTCCTTGGCGTATACGCTCTCCGAGGTGCTGCGCGACCCACCATTTGGCACGGCCCCCGACTACGAAATCACTATCAATGATCACTTCCGCCAGAGTCTTACCGATGCTCTGTCACTCTTCAACGGGGCAAGGGCGGACGCTCTTCAGGAGTTGTACAAGCACATCGAGCTGGATCGTACGAGATCGGCCAGTATCCAAGCCGACTTTGaagaggtggcggcggcatgCGGCCACTTCAGTTTTAGCCTGCAggcgtttggggaggagatgcaAAAGTACCTCGACGTGCTGGATGACTTGAAGTTCGCCAATGAGCACAGGTTACGGAGCTGGCATTGGATGAAGTGGTGGGGCAACCGACGCGGATACAACAACCGCAAGATCACGTTGCCGTTTGACCATGCGGAACGGGAGACGCTGATCAAACCGATCAAGAAGAGCCAGATGCCGAGGGGTATTGCGGATTCCATGGTGCAGAGACGTGATACGTATGCATGGAGCGCTGTTCCTGGGACGAACAAGGTTATTGCTACGCTCTCCCAGAGGCTTCTCCGGGTGTTGAGAAAGGTGGCGAGGGATGACAGTGAGTTAAATTTCTAGCTGCTATGAAATATGCCCATGCTAACAGGTAAACAGTCCGGTTCGGCTTAAAAGTCGGGGCTGGAGCAGCATTTTGGGCCATGTTTGCCTTCATTCCGCAAACTAAGGATACTTACCAGCACTGGAGAGGCGAATGGGGTCTGCTGTCGTTCATGATCGTGTGCTCCATGACGGTTGGCGCATCCAACACCACAGGCTGGGCCAGATTTATGGGAACGGTGGCCGGTATCTCAGCATCGGGCTTCAACTGGACTATCAGCCAA encodes the following:
- a CDS encoding uncharacterized protein (COG:S; EggNog:ENOG503NWXR) is translated as MSSSPTLPSPGQWPPRRPSKRSKLRNGTFIIPATGERSRRVLTLRTNSSGLSSQTDGTRSRSLSGLTTFPYEQTSFSDRFSHLARQTREKCAWILRWLDSPVGHGVVKCTLAYTLGSLATFWAPISDWLGRPDGKHVVATLTVYFHPARSAGSMIEAVLIAIVAVVYAQIVSILSMATSVLVGGQWHCVPLAHALVLAVFIGGGFGFIGWVKQRMGNPLVDVGSTLASLAIIGVVTKETAVLTGVFSNQKIIQILKMFFLGVSATTAVNLLVWRISARSLLRDTMTKSSTSLGHMLALITSGFLSGSEEDVTSGQFAAASAAYNQVYPQMIKNLRESKFERYLLGQEKLYQLDRAVVRSMERLAQSIGGLRSAANTQFALLRESMMQGSGMMSPAASLYSPVLQRTLSNTLKSGKGFGILSAIDEASDESNEDERGRVKDRRRSDATTASIPFRNSSDIFELFINLLGPSMKSLAYTLSEVLRDPPFGTAPDYEITINDHFRQSLTDALSLFNGARADALQELYKHIELDRTRSASIQADFEEVAAACGHFSFSLQAFGEEMQKYLDVLDDLKFANEHRLRSWHWMKWWGNRRGYNNRKITLPFDHAERETLIKPIKKSQMPRGIADSMVQRRDTYAWSAVPGTNKVIATLSQRLLRVLRKVARDDIRFGLKVGAGAAFWAMFAFIPQTKDTYQHWRGEWGLLSFMIVCSMTVGASNTTGWARFMGTVAGISASGFNWTISQGSALALIPLGAMVAFWAFVVIVAWGKAPLGRITLLAYNVSTLYAYSLSQKVDDDDDDEGGSNPIIGEILLHRFVAVTAGILWGLIICRLVWPISARKKFKEGLSMLYLQMGLIWKRGPLAILLRSDCSRSYLRSGEQAALQKYAARLDALRGSATNEFELRGPFPAEQSARLMGCAHRLLDAFYAMSLVTQRKGSLTEGERALLMYTADERAQLCERICHVFQVLASSLMLEYPLTDAVPSVDRTRDRLLAKIFQFRKEHNPSVVLDYSSSNAGSGSIGSSGMGFGGLLGKLSHLNVEERDYALLYAYALVTGQVSEELKVVAKEIEGLFGVLDEDALLLQ
- a CDS encoding uncharacterized protein (EggNog:ENOG503P1ZB; COG:S) — protein: MRRFWPIMSAVTSAPWKFAPLKQPFVPSSNTRKLEGIVFDVDGTLCEPQTYMFAAMRSALGIPKSVDILDHVYSLPTPEDQHTAMEKIRTIEREAMLTQVPQPGLAPLMSYLDSRSIRKGICTRNFDLPVQNLLDKFLPSSVFGPIVTRDFRPPKPDPAGILHIARSWGLVRKSTGEPGIPVDEAEEKEKIAERRQEEGELLHTEEGEEVADASGLIMVGDSVDDITAGRRAGAKTVLLVNDVNRHLVDHEHTDLVIERLDELIEVLEEGRL